A window of the Henckelia pumila isolate YLH828 chromosome 3, ASM3356847v2, whole genome shotgun sequence genome harbors these coding sequences:
- the LOC140891162 gene encoding protein SCARECROW-like, translated as MAAKAFALGAIEGDNICAARGGDTTTTDHHLTNYSTSQLQGCSKMVRKRAASEMELQQAVNGARFLRRAASGTPSPPPPPQGDYGDVTSLPLLNPPMQHSIQIPNYSTMMQSYSATNLNTRAAARSDPSFAFTQNNACYTAGASGATALTNYMNSTTTNASLSLPSPIISSTTSTTPPLCVFSGLPLFPPDGSRGATTLQLSSASTSCSSLATEETATWIDGIIKDLIQSSNVSIPQLILNVREIIHPCNPNLATLLEYRLRSLTAPCSDDVRSSGRKLDMLPPSPNFDNTSFLISQSEPMINHGGSMSWPAPHIQTNTTPRTSAALSFTSNSDDMPVQAQQRQLKTTPPGDSTAKPSMETMKEKKEEYRQKQRDEQGLQLLTLLLQCAEAVSADKLEEANKLLLEISQLATPFGTSAQRVAAYFSEAMSARLVSSCLGMYAALPTVPHSQKMATAFQVFNGISPFVKFSHFTANQAIQEAFEREDRVHIIDLDIMQGLQWPGLFHILASRPGGPPFVRLTGLGNSAEALEATGKRLSDFAEKLGLPFEFSPITEKVGNINPENLNVRSREAVAVHWLQHSLYDVTGSDANTLWFLQRVSPKVVTVVEQDLSHAGSFLGRFVEAIHYYSALFDSLGACYGEESEERHAVEQQLLSREIKNVLGVGGPSRRGEAKFTNWREKLQQSGFKGISLAGNAAAQATLLLGMFPSSDGYTLVEDNGALKLGWKDLCLLTASAWRPSLSSE; from the exons ATGGCGGCGAAGGCTTTTGCTTTGGGGGCTATCGAGGGTGATAACATCTGCGCAGCTCGCGGGGGAGATACTACTACTACTGATCATCATTTGACCAATTATTCCACTTCTCAATTGCAAGGCTGCAGCAAAATGGTCAGAAAGAGGGCTGCGTCTGAGATGGAACTCCAACAAGCTGTTAACGGAGCCAGATTCCTCCGCCGGGCCGCCTCCGGGACCCCGTCTCCTCCTCCGCCGCCTCAGGGTGACTACGGGGATGTTACGAGTCTTCCTCTTCTTAACCCACCAATGCAACATTCCATACAAATCCCCAACTACTCCACCATGATGCAATCCTATAGTGCCACCAATTTGAACACCCGGGCTGCGGCCAGGTCAGACCCTTCATTTGCTTTTACTCAAAATAATGCGTGTTACACCGCCGGAGCTAGTGGCGCCACCGCCTTGACTAATTACATGAACTCCACCACCACAAACGCTAGCCTAAGCCTACCATCTCCAATAATCTCCTCCACCACCAGTACTACTCCTCCGCTGTGTGTTTTCTCGGGCTTGCCGTTGTTTCCTCCAGACGGAAGCAGGGGTGCAACCACTTTGCAGCTGTCTTCCGCTTCCACGAGCTGCTCCAGTTTAGCGACGGAGGAGACCGCAACATGGATCGACGGAATCATAAAAGATCTCATCCAAAGCTCCAACGTCTCCATTCCCCAACTCATTCTCAATGTCCGGGAGATTATTCATCCTTGCAACCCGAATCTTGCCACCTTACTCGAATACAGGCTCCGCTCTCTCACCGCACCCTGCAGTGATGACGTCAGGAGTAGTGGCAGAAAATTGGACATGCTCCCCCCATCTCCCAATTTCGACAACACTAGTTTCTTGATCTCACAGTCCGAGCCTATGATCAATCATGGAGGCAGCATGAGCTGGCCAGCTCCCCACATTCAAACCAATACTACTCCTAGAACCTCTGCTGCTCTTTCTTTCACTTCCAATTCTGATGACATGCCCGTACAAGCTCAGCAGCGGCAATTGAAGACGACTCCACCTGGGGATTCCACTGCGAAACCTTCCATGGAAACAATGAAGGAGAAGAAAGAGGAATACAGACAAAAGCAAAGAGACGAACAAGGCCTACAACTTTTGACTTTACTCCTCCAGTGTGCGGAGGCGGTGTCGGCGGATAAGTTGGAAGAAGCCAACAAGTTACTTCTGGAGATTTCCCAACTCGCCACACCATTTGGAACTTCAGCCCAACGTGTTGCTGCTTACTTCTCCGAGGCTATGTCCGCCAGGCTGGTCAGCTCGTGCTTAGGGATGTATGCCGCGTTGCCAACTGTGCCGCACAGCCAGAAGATGGCGACCGCCTTCCAAGTCTTCAATGGCATCAGCCCCTTCGTCAAGTTCTCGCATTTCACCGCCAACCAGGCCATTCAAGAAGCTTTTGAGAGAGAAGATAGGGTCCACATAATAGACCTCGACATCATGCAAGGGCTACAGTGGCCAGGCCTCTTCCACATATTGGCATCTCGACCCGGTGGTCCACCTTTCGTTCGACTCACGGGGTTAGGAAACTCCGCCGAGGCTCTCGAAGCAACCGGAAAGCGCTTGTCTGATTTCGCGGAGAAATTGGGATTGCCCTTTGAGTTTTCGCCCATCACGGAGAAAGTTGGCAACATCAACCCGGAGAATCTGAATGTTAGAAGCAGGGAGGCTGTTGCGGTTCACTGGCTGCAGCATTCGTTATACGATGTCACTGGCTCCGATGCCAATACTTTATGGTTCTTGCAAAG AGTATCCCCTAAAGTTGTGACGGTCGTGGAGCAAGACTTGAGCCACGCAGGTTCATTCTTGGGGAGATTCGTGGAAGCTATTCATTACTACTCGGCCTTGTTCGACTCTCTGGGAGCTTGCTACGGGGAAGAGAGCGAAGAACGACACGCGGTGGAGCAGCAACTGTTGTCCAGGGAGATAAAGAACGTGTTGGGCGTCGGGGGTCCGTCGAGAAGAGGGGAGGCCAAGTTCACAAACTGGAGAGAAAAGCTCCAGCAATCAGGCTTCAAAGGTATATCGTTGGCGGGCAATGCGGCGGCCCAAGCCACACTCCTGCTGGGGATGTTCCCTAGTTCTGATGGCTACACACTTGTGGAGGATAATGGCGCCCTCAAGCTTGGTTGGAAAGATCTGTGTTTGCTCACTGCATCAGCCTGGAGGCCTTCCTTGTCCTCCGAATAG